In the genome of Magnolia sinica isolate HGM2019 chromosome 2, MsV1, whole genome shotgun sequence, one region contains:
- the LOC131237456 gene encoding patellin-3-like, producing MAEETQTVAQPSSAPAEEVVAVPVQEKTKDGPPENKTPPVTDPDTEPATTEDVPVPESVSFKEESNRVSDLQDPEKKALEEFKQLIQQALQNREFTPLPPPPKPEEKPDIPPPEEKPATEEPVPEAPVAAAETPKPESDVSSASVAEEEKPPAVVEAPKAEPVALVAEVVEVSVTVTNDDGTKTVEAIEETVVAVSAPSESDPHTKEAKPLVAAAPEPAAEPVPVEPENISIWGVPLLGDERSDVVLLKFLRARDFKPKDAFVMIKNTVRWRKDFGIDGLLEEDLGTDLEKVVFMHGFDKEGHPVCYNVYGEFEDKELYQKTLSDEEKRQKFLRWRIQFLEKGIKQLDFNPGGLCTLVQVNDLRNSPGLGKKELKQATNQALNLLQDNYPEFVAKQIFINVPWWYLAFYRMISPFLTQRTKSKFVFAGASKSAETLFKYIAPEQVPVQYGGLSIENDPDFSPADVVTEVTVKPATKHIVEIPVSETCLLVWELRVLGWDVSYCAEFVPSAKDGYTVIVQKARKLIASDEPVVKNSFKLGEPGKVVLTVDNTSSKKKKLLYRSKTKRSSDSI from the exons ATGGCCGAAGAAACCCAGACCGTCGCTCAGCCTTCATCAGCTCCTGCTGAAGAAGTCGTAGCCGTTCCTGTCCAGGAAAAGACAAaagatggcccaccagaaaacaAAACCCCTCCCGTAACGGACCCCGACACAGAACCCGCTACAACCGAAGACGTTCCAGTCCCTGAATCCGTTTCCTTCAAGGAAGAAAGCAATCGAGTCTCGGATCTCCAAGACCCGGAAAAGAAAGCCCTTGAAGAGTTCAAGCAACTCATACAACAAGCCCTGCAAAACCGCGAATTTACACCTCTGCCACCGCCTCCCAAACCAGAGGAGAAACCCGATATTCCTCCACCCGAGGAAAAACCCGCTACGGAAGAGCCTGTGCCGGAAGCTCCCGTTGCCGCCGCCGAAACCCCCAAGCCGGAATCTGACGTATCCTCCGCCAGCGTTGCCGAGGAAGAGAAGCCTCCGGCAGTCGTAGAAGCTCCGAAGGCCGAGCCGGTGGCTTTAGTTGCCGAAGTCGTGGAGGTCTCTGTAACGGTCACCAACGACGACGGCACTAAAACTGTCGAGGCTATTGAAGAGACCGTCGTTGCCGTTTCCGCTCCGTCGGAATCTGACCCACACACCAAGGAAGCCAAGCCGTTGGTGGCGGCAGCGCCAGAACCGGCTGCAGAACCGGTTCCAGTCGAGCCTGAAAATATCTCCATATGGGGGGTTCCGCTTCTGGGCGACGAGCGCAGCGATGTCGTCCTCCTGAAATTCCTGCGGGCCCGCGACTTCAAGCCGAAAGACGCGTTCGTCATGATCAAGAACACTGTCCGGTGGCGGAAGGATTTCGGGATCGATGGCCTTCTGGAAGAGGACCTCGGGACTGATCTCGAGAAGGTGGTTTTCATGCACGGGTTCGATAAGGAAGGGCACCCGGTCTGTTACAACGTTTATGGGGAGTTTGAGGACAAGGAGCTGTATCAGAAGACGCTGTCGGATGAGGAGAAGAGGCAGAAATTCCTGCGGTGGCGGATCCAGTTCTTGGAGAAGGGAATCAAGCAGCTTGATTTCAACCCTGGCGGCCTGTGCACCCTTGTGCAGGTTAACGACCTGAGGAATTCGCCAGGGCTCGGAAAGAAAGAGCTGAAGCAGGCTACAAATCAGGCTCTGAACTTGCTTCAAGACAATTACCCGGAGTTTGTTGCAAAACAG ATTTTTATCAATGTCCCGTGGTGGTATCTGGCGTTCTATCGGATGATCAGTCCATTTCTAACTCAGAGGACCAAGAGCAAGTTTGTTTTCGCCGGGGCATCAAAATCAGCAGAGACCCTTTTCAA ATACATAGCTCCTGAGCAAGTCCCAGTTCAGTACGGAGGCCTGAGCATTGAGAATGACCCCGACTTCAGCCCTGCCGATGTGGTCACGGAGGTTACAGTAAAGCCAGCTACCAAACACATTGTGGAAATACCTGTTTCTGAG ACATGCCTTCTTGTTTGGGAGCTTCGAGTTCTGGGGTGGGATGTGAGCTACTGTGCGGAGTTTGTGCCGAGTGCAAAAGATGGGTACACAGTGATTGTACAAAAGGCAAGGAAGTTGATTGCCTCCGACGAACCAGTTGTGAAGAACAGCTTCAAGCTTGGGGAGCCGGGGAAGGTGGTGCTGACAGTCGACAACACCAGCTCCAAGAAGAAGAAACTCCTCTACAGGTCGAAAACCAAGAGATCTTCTGATTCCATATGA